One Streptomyces lincolnensis genomic region harbors:
- a CDS encoding SDR family oxidoreductase translates to MTDSPVTLITGGGSGIGAAVAGRLLDAGQRVAVTGRGEERLDGFAEQLGRPDGLLTIPGNAADYEDVRSAVDRTLKEFGRLDAVVANAGFATHDSVATGDPAGWTEMVLTNVLGPALLIRASIDALKESRGRIVLVGSVAGFVPTPGNIYGATKWAVTGLAENTRREVTEFGVGVTLIAPGRVETPFWDSYGSLPPGHLLTADQIAASVVWAMEQPEGVDVNTVVVRPVGQPN, encoded by the coding sequence ATGACCGACTCACCGGTCACGCTCATCACCGGCGGCGGCAGCGGGATCGGCGCCGCGGTGGCCGGGCGGCTGCTCGACGCGGGTCAGCGGGTGGCCGTCACCGGCCGCGGGGAGGAGCGGCTGGACGGTTTCGCCGAGCAACTCGGCCGCCCCGACGGCCTGTTGACGATTCCCGGGAACGCGGCCGACTACGAGGACGTGCGGTCGGCCGTCGACCGGACGCTCAAGGAGTTCGGCCGTCTGGACGCGGTCGTCGCCAACGCGGGATTCGCCACCCACGACTCGGTCGCGACGGGCGACCCGGCCGGCTGGACCGAGATGGTGCTGACCAACGTGCTCGGCCCCGCGCTGCTGATCCGCGCGTCCATCGACGCCCTGAAGGAGAGCCGGGGGCGCATCGTGCTGGTCGGCAGCGTCGCCGGGTTCGTGCCCACGCCCGGCAACATCTACGGGGCGACGAAGTGGGCGGTGACCGGTCTGGCCGAGAACACCCGCCGTGAGGTGACCGAGTTCGGCGTCGGCGTCACCCTGATCGCGCCCGGCCGTGTGGAGACCCCCTTCTGGGACTCCTACGGCAGCCTGCCGCCCGGTCACCTGCTCACCGCCGACCAGATCGCCGCGTCGGTGGTGTGGGCCATGGAGCAGCCCGAGGGCGTCGACGTGAACACGGTCGTCGTACGGCCCGTCGGGCAGCCCAACTGA
- a CDS encoding glycoside hydrolase family 48 protein codes for MPPRTRRRSVRRLWTAVAAALALPFTMLSTGSTPAQAAAVQCSVDYKTNDWGSGFTVDVTITNRGTDTIAGWNLAYGYTGNQKLSGTGWNGTWSQSGQAISVRNAAHNATIAAGAAVSTGAQFSYSGTNTAPTAFSVNGTACNGAHQPPIAVLTSPAAGAVYTQGSAVPLAATAAAADGATISKVEFYDDTTLLGTDTSSPYSLSASGLTVGSHSLVAKAYDSLGASASSTPVGITVASGPAVVASTNQLAVQQGKTGTFDVKLSTQPSANVTVTTARSGGNTGLSVTGGASLTFTPSNWNTAQRVTITANASGSGAATFDSTATGHAKSTVTVTQIAAAGEYDARFLEMYGKITNPANGYFSPEGIPYHSVETLIVEAPDHGHETTSEAYSYLLWLQAMYGKVTGDWTRFNGAWEIMEKYMIPTRADQPTNSFYNASKPATYAPELDTPNQYPAPLDTSVPVGRDPIAGELKSAYGTDDIYGMHWLQDVDNIYGYGNSPGKCEAGPTDTGPSYINTFQRGAQESVWETVPQPTCDAFKYGGKNGYLDLFTGDASYAKQWKFTNAPDADARAVQAAYWADKWADAQGKGGEISATVGKAAKMGDYLRYSMYDKYFKKIGNCVGPSACPAGTGKDASMYLMSWYYAWGGATDTSAGWSWRIGSSHAHGGYQNPLAAYALSSYADLKPKSATGQADWAKSLDRQLEFYRWLQSNEGGIAGGATNSWAGRYATPPAGKSTFYGMYYDQQPVYHDPPSNQWFGFQAWSMERVAEYYQQTGDADAKVVLDKWVDWALAHTTINPDGTFRIPSTLQWSGQPDTWNASSPGSNSGLHVTVADYTNDVGVAAAYAKTLTYYADRSGDTQAASTAKALLDGMWDNHQDALGVAVPENRADYNRFDDPVSVPSGWTGTMPNGDAINSSSTFDSIRSFYEDDPAWSKIEAYLAGGAVPSFTYHRFWAQADIALAMGSYAELLE; via the coding sequence ATGCCCCCCAGAACGAGACGCCGGTCTGTCCGGCGCTTGTGGACCGCTGTCGCGGCGGCCCTCGCACTTCCGTTCACGATGCTCAGTACGGGTTCAACTCCCGCACAGGCAGCCGCAGTTCAGTGCAGCGTCGACTACAAGACCAACGACTGGGGCTCCGGCTTCACGGTGGATGTGACGATCACCAACCGCGGCACGGACACCATCGCCGGCTGGAACCTCGCATACGGCTACACCGGCAACCAGAAGCTCTCCGGCACCGGCTGGAACGGCACCTGGTCCCAGTCGGGTCAGGCGATCTCGGTGCGCAACGCCGCGCACAACGCCACCATCGCGGCCGGCGCCGCCGTCTCCACCGGCGCACAGTTCAGCTACAGCGGCACCAACACCGCGCCCACCGCCTTCTCGGTCAACGGCACCGCGTGCAACGGCGCCCACCAACCCCCCATCGCCGTGCTGACCAGCCCGGCGGCGGGCGCCGTCTACACCCAGGGCAGCGCGGTCCCGCTCGCGGCAACGGCCGCGGCGGCCGACGGCGCGACGATCAGCAAGGTGGAGTTCTACGACGACACCACGCTGCTCGGCACGGACACGAGCTCGCCCTACTCACTCTCCGCCTCTGGATTGACCGTGGGCAGCCATTCACTGGTCGCCAAGGCGTACGACAGCCTCGGCGCCTCCGCGTCGTCCACACCGGTCGGCATCACCGTCGCCTCGGGTCCCGCCGTGGTGGCCTCGACCAACCAGCTGGCCGTGCAGCAGGGCAAGACAGGCACCTTCGACGTGAAGCTGTCGACCCAGCCGTCCGCCAACGTGACCGTGACGACCGCCCGCAGCGGCGGCAACACGGGCCTGTCGGTGACCGGCGGGGCCTCGCTGACCTTCACGCCGTCGAACTGGAACACCGCGCAGAGGGTGACCATCACCGCCAACGCCTCCGGCAGCGGCGCGGCCACCTTCGACTCGACGGCCACCGGACACGCCAAGTCGACGGTGACGGTCACCCAGATCGCCGCGGCGGGCGAGTACGACGCCCGGTTCCTGGAGATGTACGGCAAGATCACCAACCCGGCGAACGGCTACTTCTCACCCGAGGGCATCCCCTACCACTCGGTCGAGACGCTGATCGTCGAGGCTCCGGACCACGGCCACGAGACCACGTCGGAGGCCTACAGCTACCTCCTGTGGTTGCAGGCCATGTACGGCAAGGTCACGGGCGACTGGACCCGGTTCAACGGCGCCTGGGAGATCATGGAGAAGTACATGATCCCCACCCGCGCCGACCAGCCGACCAACTCCTTCTACAACGCCTCGAAGCCGGCGACCTACGCGCCCGAGCTGGACACCCCGAACCAGTACCCGGCGCCGCTCGACACGTCGGTCCCGGTCGGCAGGGACCCCATCGCCGGTGAGCTGAAGAGCGCCTACGGCACGGACGACATCTACGGCATGCACTGGCTCCAGGATGTCGACAACATCTACGGCTACGGCAACTCGCCGGGCAAGTGCGAGGCGGGCCCGACGGACACCGGCCCGTCGTACATCAACACCTTCCAGCGCGGCGCGCAGGAGTCGGTGTGGGAGACGGTGCCGCAGCCGACCTGCGACGCCTTCAAGTACGGCGGCAAGAACGGCTATCTGGACCTGTTCACCGGTGACGCCTCCTACGCCAAGCAGTGGAAGTTCACCAACGCCCCGGACGCCGACGCCCGTGCGGTGCAGGCCGCGTACTGGGCCGACAAGTGGGCCGACGCACAGGGCAAGGGCGGCGAGATCTCCGCGACCGTGGGCAAGGCCGCGAAGATGGGCGACTACCTGCGCTACTCGATGTACGACAAGTACTTCAAGAAGATCGGCAACTGCGTCGGTCCGTCCGCCTGCCCGGCGGGCACCGGCAAGGACGCCTCGATGTACCTGATGTCCTGGTACTACGCCTGGGGCGGCGCCACCGACACCTCGGCGGGCTGGTCCTGGCGCATCGGTTCCAGCCACGCGCACGGCGGCTACCAGAACCCGCTGGCCGCGTACGCCCTCAGCTCCTACGCCGACCTGAAGCCCAAGTCGGCGACAGGGCAGGCGGACTGGGCCAAGTCGCTCGACCGGCAGCTGGAGTTCTACCGCTGGCTCCAGTCGAACGAGGGTGGCATCGCGGGCGGCGCGACCAACAGCTGGGCGGGCCGGTACGCGACCCCGCCGGCCGGGAAGTCGACGTTCTACGGCATGTACTACGACCAGCAGCCCGTCTACCACGACCCGCCGTCCAACCAGTGGTTCGGCTTCCAGGCCTGGTCGATGGAGCGGGTGGCCGAGTACTACCAGCAGACGGGTGACGCCGACGCCAAGGTCGTCCTCGACAAGTGGGTCGACTGGGCCCTGGCCCACACCACGATCAACCCGGACGGCACCTTCCGCATCCCGTCGACCCTCCAGTGGTCGGGCCAGCCCGACACCTGGAACGCGTCAAGTCCCGGCTCCAACAGCGGACTTCACGTCACCGTCGCCGACTACACCAACGACGTCGGTGTGGCCGCCGCGTACGCCAAGACCCTGACGTACTACGCGGACCGGTCCGGAGACACCCAGGCGGCCTCCACCGCCAAGGCTCTTCTCGACGGTATGTGGGACAACCACCAGGACGCTCTGGGTGTCGCGGTGCCGGAGAACCGGGCGGACTACAACCGGTTCGACGACCCGGTGTCCGTGCCGAGCGGCTGGACCGGGACGATGCCGAACGGTGACGCGATCAACTCGTCGTCGACCTTCGACTCCATCCGGTCGTTCTACGAGGACGACCCGGCCTGGTCGAAGATCGAGGCGTATCTCGCGGGCGGTGCGGTGCCGTCGTTCACTTATCACCGGTTCTGGGCTCAGGCGGACATCGCCTTGGCCATGGGTTCGTACGCGGAGCTTCTCGAATAG
- a CDS encoding glycoside hydrolase family 6 protein has translation MSRTRTAMLAALALVAGASGTAFAVVPGDVGVAAVPCTVDYKVQNQWGTGFTAAVTVTNNSAAKTSWSLKWSYAGNQKVTSAWNAKVSQSGTAVTVGNETYNGTLATGGSASFGFQGSYTGTNAIPATFTLDGVTCNVDGGGGPTDPPDPTGPKVDNPYSGAKVYVNPEWSAKAAAEPGGSRISNQPTGVWLDRIAAINGVNGGMGLRAHLDKALEQKGSGELVVQLVIYNLPGRDCAALASNGELGPTEIDKYKTQYIDPIASILADPKYAGLRIVNTIEIDSLPNLVTNTGSRPTATPQCDVMKANGNYQKGVGYALNKLGDAPNVYNYIDAGHHGWIGWDDNFAPSAALFKEAATTEGATVNDVHGFITNTANYSALKENNFTINDSVGGKSVRESSWVDWNRYVDELSFAQAFRNQLVTTGFNSGIGMLIDTSRNGWGGTARPAGPGALTDVNTYVNGGRYDRRIHIGNWCNQSGAGLGERPQANPATGIDAYVWMKPPGESDGSSQFIENPEGKGFDRMCDPTYTGNARNGFNLSGALPNAPISGHWFSAQFQELMKNAYPAL, from the coding sequence ATGAGTCGTACCAGAACCGCGATGCTCGCCGCCCTGGCGCTGGTCGCCGGGGCTTCCGGGACGGCGTTCGCCGTCGTACCCGGCGACGTCGGCGTCGCCGCCGTCCCGTGCACCGTCGACTACAAGGTGCAGAACCAGTGGGGCACCGGCTTCACCGCCGCCGTCACCGTCACCAACAACAGTGCGGCCAAGACGAGTTGGTCGCTGAAGTGGTCCTACGCCGGAAACCAGAAGGTCACCAGCGCCTGGAACGCCAAGGTCAGCCAGAGCGGCACCGCCGTCACCGTCGGCAACGAGACCTACAACGGCACGCTCGCCACCGGCGGTTCGGCCAGTTTCGGCTTCCAGGGCAGTTACACCGGCACCAACGCGATCCCGGCCACCTTCACCCTCGACGGCGTGACCTGCAACGTCGACGGCGGCGGCGGACCCACCGACCCGCCGGACCCGACCGGACCGAAGGTCGACAACCCGTACAGCGGCGCCAAGGTGTACGTGAACCCGGAGTGGTCCGCGAAGGCCGCCGCCGAACCGGGCGGCAGCCGCATCTCCAACCAGCCCACCGGTGTCTGGCTGGACCGGATCGCCGCCATCAACGGTGTCAACGGCGGTATGGGACTTCGCGCCCACCTCGACAAGGCCCTGGAGCAGAAGGGCTCCGGCGAACTCGTCGTCCAGCTGGTCATCTACAACCTGCCCGGACGTGACTGCGCGGCCCTCGCCTCCAACGGCGAGCTCGGCCCGACGGAGATCGACAAGTACAAGACGCAGTACATCGACCCGATCGCCTCGATCCTCGCCGACCCCAAGTACGCCGGGCTGCGGATCGTCAACACCATCGAGATCGACTCGCTGCCCAACCTCGTCACCAACACCGGCAGCCGCCCCACGGCCACCCCGCAGTGCGACGTGATGAAGGCCAACGGCAACTACCAGAAGGGCGTCGGCTACGCCCTGAACAAGCTGGGTGACGCACCCAACGTCTACAACTACATCGACGCCGGCCACCACGGCTGGATCGGCTGGGACGACAACTTCGCCCCCAGCGCCGCCCTGTTCAAGGAGGCGGCGACCACCGAGGGTGCCACCGTCAACGACGTCCACGGCTTCATCACCAACACGGCCAACTACAGCGCCCTGAAGGAGAACAACTTCACCATCAACGACTCCGTGGGCGGCAAGTCGGTCCGTGAGTCGTCGTGGGTGGACTGGAACCGGTACGTCGACGAGCTGTCGTTCGCCCAGGCGTTCCGCAACCAGCTGGTGACGACCGGCTTCAACTCCGGCATCGGCATGCTGATCGACACCTCCCGCAACGGCTGGGGCGGCACCGCCCGGCCCGCCGGACCGGGAGCGCTGACGGACGTCAACACCTATGTCAACGGCGGACGTTACGACCGCCGGATCCACATCGGCAACTGGTGCAACCAGTCCGGGGCCGGCCTCGGTGAGCGCCCGCAGGCCAACCCGGCCACCGGGATCGACGCGTACGTCTGGATGAAGCCTCCGGGCGAGTCCGACGGGTCGAGCCAGTTCATCGAGAACCCCGAGGGCAAGGGCTTCGACCGGATGTGCGACCCGACCTACACGGGCAACGCGCGCAACGGGTTCAACCTGTCCGGCGCGCTGCCCAACGCGCCGATCTCCGGGCACTGGTTCTCGGCGCAGTTCCAGGAGCTCATGAAGAACGCGTATCCGGCGCTGTGA
- a CDS encoding class I SAM-dependent methyltransferase has translation MAHEHEHEHEHGHGHGHDHTDIDWNEMAPLLESQAELFTPLYERALAWLGHKQTEPGLIVDVGSGPGVVSCLFADAFPGARVVAVDGTEPLLERARDRAEQREVADRFGTLAGELPGVLDELDYPADLMWASRSLHHLGDQRAALAAFAERLATGGTLALLEGGLPARFLPREIGIGRPGLQARLDALEEEWFAAMRADLPGSVAETEDWPALMAAAGLRHTGTRSFLLDLPAPTTDRARAYAAAVLGRMRDGFGDRLDATDRATLDRLLDPADAASVHRRPDVFLLAAHTVYTAVKTG, from the coding sequence ATGGCGCACGAACACGAACACGAACACGAACACGGACACGGACACGGACACGACCACACCGACATCGACTGGAACGAGATGGCTCCGCTGCTGGAGTCCCAGGCGGAGCTGTTCACCCCCCTGTACGAGCGCGCCCTGGCGTGGCTCGGGCACAAGCAGACGGAACCGGGGCTGATCGTCGACGTGGGCAGCGGCCCCGGCGTGGTCTCCTGTCTGTTCGCCGACGCCTTCCCCGGCGCCCGGGTCGTCGCCGTGGACGGGACCGAGCCGCTGTTGGAGCGGGCCAGGGACCGGGCCGAACAGCGGGAAGTCGCCGACCGGTTCGGCACCCTCGCCGGGGAGCTGCCCGGGGTCCTGGACGAGCTGGACTATCCGGCCGACCTGATGTGGGCCAGCCGGAGCCTGCACCATCTGGGCGACCAGCGCGCCGCGCTCGCGGCCTTCGCCGAGCGGCTCGCGACCGGCGGCACGCTCGCCCTGCTGGAGGGCGGTCTGCCCGCCCGGTTCCTGCCCCGGGAGATCGGCATCGGGCGGCCCGGGCTCCAGGCGCGGCTGGACGCGCTGGAGGAGGAGTGGTTCGCGGCCATGCGGGCCGACCTGCCCGGCTCGGTCGCCGAGACGGAGGACTGGCCCGCGCTGATGGCCGCCGCGGGTCTGAGGCACACCGGTACCCGCAGCTTCCTGCTCGACCTGCCCGCACCCACCACGGACCGGGCCCGCGCCTACGCGGCCGCCGTCCTCGGCCGGATGCGGGACGGCTTCGGTGACCGCCTCGACGCCACCGACCGCGCCACCCTGGACCGGCTCCTCGACCCCGCCGACGCGGCGAGCGTGCACCGCCGGCCGGACGTCTTCCTGCTGGCGGCGCACACGGTGTACACCGCGGTGAAGACCGGCTGA
- a CDS encoding cellulose binding domain-containing protein, translating to MRRTRILTTVLALAAGLLAGTPPVLAAPSAPAPLAADTYTWKNARIDGGGFVPGIVFNRSEKNLAYARTDIGGAYRWQESTKTWTPLLDSVGWDDWGHTGVVGLASDAVDPNKVYVAAGTYTNSWDPGNGAILRSSNRGATWQKTDLPFKLGGNMPGRGMGERLAVDPNRNSVLYLGAPSGKGLWRSTDSGATWSQVTNFPNVGNYVADPSDTSGYSSDNQGISWVTFDESTGTAGSATRTVYVGVADLQNAVYRSTDGGATWSRLAGQPTGYLAHKGVLDAENGYLYLAYSDKGGPYDGGKGRLWRYATATGTWTDISPVAEADTYYGFSGLTVDRQNPGTVMATAYSSWWPDTQIFRSKDSGATWTKAWDYTSYPTRANRYTMDVSSSPWLTWGANPSPPEQSPKLGWMTEALEIDPFNSNRMMYGTGATIYGTENLGNWDGGSQFTIKPMVQGLEETAVLDLASPPSGAPLLSALGDIGGFRHTDLTKVPSMMFTQPNFTTTTSLDFAESNPGTVVRVGNLDSGPHIAFSTDNGANWFAGTDPSGVSGGGTVAAAADGSRFVWSPTGAGVHHTTGFGSSWTASSGIPAGALVESDRVDPKTFYGFKSGKFYVSTDGGATFKESPATGLPSGDSVRFKALPGGKGDVWLAGGASDGAYGLWHSTDGGTSFTKLSNVEQADTVGFGKAAPGASYQTLYTSAKIAGVRGIFRSTDKGATWTRINDDAHQWGWTGDAITGDPRVYGRVYVSTNGRGVIYGDSSDGGTTGPGPDPAGACKVTYKVASQWSGGFQADVQVTNTGTSPWNGWSLAWSFTDGQKLTQAWNAEAAQSGSTVTAKNVGWNGNVAAGSSVSFGFTGNSSGTNAKPTAFKLGDQSCTVA from the coding sequence GTGCGAAGAACCCGCATCCTCACGACCGTGCTCGCCCTCGCGGCCGGTCTGCTCGCGGGCACCCCGCCCGTGCTGGCCGCGCCGAGCGCGCCGGCGCCCCTCGCCGCCGACACCTACACCTGGAAGAACGCGCGTATCGACGGCGGGGGCTTCGTCCCCGGCATCGTCTTCAACCGTAGTGAGAAGAACCTCGCCTACGCCCGCACCGACATCGGCGGCGCCTACCGCTGGCAGGAGTCGACGAAAACCTGGACACCGCTGCTGGACTCGGTCGGCTGGGACGACTGGGGGCACACGGGCGTGGTGGGCCTGGCCTCCGACGCGGTGGATCCGAACAAGGTGTACGTGGCGGCCGGTACCTACACCAACAGCTGGGACCCCGGCAACGGGGCGATCCTGAGGTCCTCGAACCGGGGCGCGACCTGGCAGAAGACCGACCTGCCGTTCAAGCTGGGCGGCAACATGCCCGGCCGGGGCATGGGCGAGCGGCTCGCCGTCGACCCGAACCGCAACAGCGTGCTGTATCTGGGCGCGCCCAGCGGCAAGGGGCTGTGGCGGTCCACGGACTCCGGGGCCACCTGGTCGCAGGTGACGAACTTCCCCAACGTCGGCAACTACGTGGCGGACCCCTCCGACACCAGCGGGTACTCCAGCGACAACCAGGGCATCTCCTGGGTCACCTTCGACGAGTCCACCGGCACCGCGGGCAGCGCGACCCGGACGGTCTACGTCGGGGTCGCCGACCTCCAGAACGCGGTGTACCGCTCGACGGACGGGGGCGCGACCTGGAGCAGGCTCGCCGGACAGCCGACCGGGTACCTGGCCCACAAGGGGGTCCTGGACGCCGAGAACGGCTATCTGTACCTCGCCTACAGCGACAAGGGCGGGCCGTACGACGGCGGCAAGGGCCGGCTGTGGCGGTACGCGACCGCGACCGGGACCTGGACCGACATCAGTCCGGTCGCCGAGGCGGACACCTACTACGGCTTCAGCGGGCTGACCGTGGACCGGCAGAACCCGGGGACCGTCATGGCCACCGCCTACAGCTCCTGGTGGCCGGACACCCAGATCTTCCGCTCCAAGGACAGCGGTGCGACCTGGACGAAGGCATGGGACTACACGTCGTACCCCACCCGTGCGAACCGCTACACCATGGACGTGTCGTCCTCGCCCTGGCTGACCTGGGGCGCGAACCCGTCGCCGCCGGAACAGAGCCCGAAACTGGGCTGGATGACGGAGGCACTGGAGATCGACCCGTTCAATTCCAACCGGATGATGTACGGCACGGGCGCGACGATCTACGGCACGGAGAACCTGGGGAACTGGGACGGCGGAAGCCAGTTCACCATCAAGCCGATGGTGCAGGGCCTGGAGGAGACCGCGGTCCTCGATCTCGCCTCTCCCCCGTCCGGGGCCCCGCTGCTCAGCGCCCTCGGTGACATCGGCGGGTTCCGGCACACCGATCTCACCAAGGTGCCGTCGATGATGTTCACCCAGCCGAACTTCACCACGACCACCAGCCTGGACTTCGCCGAGTCCAACCCCGGCACGGTCGTCCGGGTCGGCAACCTCGACTCGGGCCCGCACATCGCCTTCTCGACCGACAACGGCGCCAACTGGTTCGCCGGGACGGACCCGTCGGGCGTCAGCGGCGGCGGCACGGTCGCGGCGGCGGCCGACGGCAGCCGCTTCGTGTGGAGTCCCACCGGCGCGGGCGTGCACCACACGACGGGCTTCGGTTCGTCCTGGACCGCCTCCAGCGGCATCCCGGCGGGCGCGCTCGTCGAGTCCGACCGGGTCGACCCGAAGACCTTCTACGGCTTCAAGTCCGGGAAGTTCTACGTCAGTACGGACGGCGGCGCGACGTTCAAGGAGTCACCGGCGACGGGGCTGCCCAGCGGTGACAGCGTCCGCTTCAAGGCGCTGCCCGGCGGGAAGGGCGACGTCTGGCTGGCGGGCGGCGCGAGCGACGGGGCGTACGGCCTGTGGCACTCGACGGACGGCGGCACCAGCTTCACGAAGCTGTCGAACGTCGAGCAGGCCGACACCGTCGGCTTCGGCAAGGCGGCACCCGGCGCCTCCTACCAGACGCTCTACACCAGCGCGAAGATCGCCGGAGTGCGTGGCATCTTCCGCTCCACCGACAAGGGCGCGACCTGGACGCGCATCAACGACGACGCCCACCAGTGGGGTTGGACCGGCGATGCCATCACCGGCGACCCGCGGGTGTACGGCCGGGTGTACGTGTCGACCAACGGCCGCGGGGTGATCTACGGCGACAGCTCCGACGGCGGCACCACGGGTCCCGGGCCCGACCCGGCCGGTGCCTGCAAGGTGACGTACAAGGTCGCCAGCCAGTGGTCGGGCGGCTTCCAGGCGGACGTGCAGGTCACCAACACCGGCACCAGCCCGTGGAACGGCTGGTCCCTGGCCTGGTCCTTCACCGACGGCCAGAAGCTGACCCAGGCGTGGAACGCCGAGGCAGCGCAGTCGGGTTCGACGGTGACGGCGAAGAACGTCGGCTGGAACGGGAACGTGGCCGCGGGCTCGTCCGTGAGCTTCGGCTTCACGGGGAACTCGTCGGGGACGAACGCGAAACCGACCGCGTTCAAGCTGGGTGACCAGAGCTGCACGGTGGCCTGA
- a CDS encoding glycoside hydrolase family 75 protein, which produces MRIPHTRIPSLPLASACAAVLLTVAALSAGAASASPPSLREGTVGAAELLAKVTSCTRISQGEYRTDEETPATVPVCGADGAVFWKADMDIDCDGQRTARCNENTDPWFQPDTAFHQSDGRPLRSDTLPYVVVPSISETWNYPGAGIGGGGVVAVIHGGRVQYAVVGDTGPKRIIGEASYATAEALGIDPDPATGGTDAEVTYILFPHSRVSPIEDHDAAIALGDRLAREFVRGD; this is translated from the coding sequence ATGCGTATCCCCCACACGCGTATCCCCTCTCTGCCCCTCGCCTCCGCCTGCGCGGCCGTCCTGCTGACCGTCGCGGCACTCTCCGCGGGCGCCGCCTCCGCCTCGCCGCCGTCCCTCCGGGAGGGCACGGTCGGCGCGGCCGAGCTGCTCGCGAAGGTGACGTCCTGCACCCGGATCTCCCAGGGTGAGTACCGCACCGACGAGGAGACCCCGGCCACGGTGCCCGTCTGTGGCGCGGACGGCGCGGTGTTCTGGAAGGCCGACATGGACATCGACTGCGACGGACAGCGCACCGCGCGGTGCAACGAGAACACCGACCCCTGGTTCCAGCCCGACACCGCCTTCCACCAGTCCGACGGCAGGCCGCTGCGCTCCGACACCCTGCCGTACGTCGTGGTGCCGAGCATCAGTGAGACCTGGAACTACCCGGGCGCGGGCATCGGGGGCGGTGGCGTGGTCGCGGTGATCCACGGCGGCAGGGTCCAGTACGCGGTGGTCGGCGACACCGGCCCGAAGAGGATCATCGGCGAGGCCTCGTACGCCACCGCCGAGGCTCTCGGCATCGATCCCGATCCGGCGACCGGCGGCACCGACGCCGAGGTGACCTACATCCTGTTCCCGCACTCCCGGGTCTCCCCCATCGAGGACCACGACGCGGCGATCGCCCTGGGCGACCGGCTCGCGCGGGAGTTCGTCCGGGGCGACTGA
- a CDS encoding aldo/keto reductase, with amino-acid sequence MPQLGFGVWQVPDDEAEQAVTTALEAGYRSIDTAAIYGNEEGTGKAIAASGLAREDIFVTTKLWNGDQGYDSTLRAFDTSLEKLGLDYVDLYLIHWPTPERDLYVDSYKAFEKLHADGRIRAIGVSNFEPEHLRRLIAETSVVPAVDQIELHPHLQQSAAREYHAEQGIATEAWSPLGQGKGLLEVPAIVAIAQKHGRTPAQVVLRWHLQLGNVVIPKSVTPSRIKENIEVFDFTLDTEDLAAISALNEDRRLGPDPLTFNQA; translated from the coding sequence ATGCCCCAGCTGGGCTTCGGAGTCTGGCAGGTGCCGGACGACGAGGCGGAGCAGGCGGTCACCACCGCGCTGGAGGCCGGGTACCGCAGCATCGACACAGCGGCGATCTACGGCAACGAAGAGGGCACCGGCAAGGCGATCGCCGCCTCCGGCCTGGCCCGCGAGGACATTTTCGTCACCACCAAGCTCTGGAACGGCGACCAGGGCTACGACTCCACGCTGCGCGCCTTCGACACCTCGCTGGAGAAGCTCGGCCTGGACTACGTGGATCTGTACCTCATCCACTGGCCGACGCCGGAGCGCGACCTGTACGTGGACTCGTACAAGGCGTTCGAGAAGCTGCACGCCGACGGCCGGATCCGGGCGATCGGGGTCTCCAACTTCGAGCCCGAGCACCTTCGGCGGCTGATCGCCGAGACGTCGGTCGTCCCGGCCGTCGACCAGATCGAGCTGCACCCGCACCTCCAGCAGTCCGCGGCCCGCGAGTACCACGCCGAGCAGGGCATCGCCACCGAGGCGTGGTCGCCGCTCGGCCAGGGCAAGGGCCTCCTGGAGGTCCCGGCGATCGTGGCCATCGCGCAGAAGCACGGGCGCACCCCGGCCCAGGTCGTCCTGCGCTGGCACCTCCAGCTGGGCAATGTCGTGATCCCCAAGTCCGTGACGCCGTCCCGGATCAAGGAGAACATCGAGGTCTTCGACTTCACCCTGGACACCGAGGACCTGGCGGCGATCAGCGCCCTGAACGAAGACCGTCGACTGGGCCCGGACCCGTTGACGTTCAACCAGGCCTGA